The Primulina eburnea isolate SZY01 chromosome 6, ASM2296580v1, whole genome shotgun sequence genome contains a region encoding:
- the LOC140835407 gene encoding seipin-3-like: protein MVQYDTNDIGHDNEHLLNDRSNFLAFRFLQSQHILADLMQHSLILGAEKLLMANPKSPGLSGYFDFEYDNGYKSRIVEGEYASMYEEEENSAIHFYQDTESNYINGVLKMAPLNIIDILSTLLIKFTGFQITLFLWFFTLPFGILNFWLMLLVLPIRMLTRISEHFEKMLRRTCMAFYLGLISFICYRIKAQKSVLKLAIRFGKAFFCTINVFLLLLVLLVSGFVVASFVLRNFVEESVHTTEVLNFDYTKTSPVAVVPLGNQMPISGRLGNHKLKLTISLTLPESDYNRQLGIFQVRVEGLSANGNTMVASSYPAMLRFKSQPVRIVETLFKTAPIITGFQSEIQNLKIVIQDFVEGYQPTSFFKVILQQRADLEAGSGVPEIYDASLDIESELPWLKGMMWTWRRTMFVWISFTSFMCEVMAVLVFCKPASLTGS from the exons ATGGTTCAATATGATACGAACGACATTGGCCATGACAACGAGCATTTGCTTAACGATCGCTCCAATTTTCTTGCATTTAGATTCTTGCAGTCACAGCACATTCTCGCCGACTTGATGCAGCattctttgattcttggagctGAGAAACTGCTAATGGCTAATCCAAAATCACCTGGCCTATCTGGTTATTTCGATTTCGAGTACGACAATGGGTACAAAAGTCGAATAGTCGAAGGCGAATATGCTTCGATGTATGAGGAGGAGGAAAACTCGGCCATTCATTTTTACCAAGATACTGAATCCAACTATATAAATGGTGTATTAAAAATGGCCCCATTGAACATTATTGATATCTTGTCTACGCTATTGATTAAGTTTACTGGTTTTCAAATAACCCTTTTCCTGTGGTTCTTCACTCTTCCATTTGGTATACTGAATTTCTGGCTAATGCTTTTGGTATTACCGATTCGAATGCTAACTCGAATTTCAGAGCATTTCGAGAAAATGCTGCGAAGAACATGCATGGCCTTTTACTTGGGCCTGATCTCCTTTATCTGTTATAGGATtaaggcacagaagtcggtgcTGAAACTGGCAATAAGATTTGGGAAGGCCTTTTTCTGCACAATCAATGTGTTTTTGTTGCTTCTTGTATTGTTGGTCTCAGGGTTCGTGGTAGCTAGTTTTGTGTTGAGAAATTTCGTTGAAGAATCCGTGCATACAACTGAAGTCTTGAATTTCGATTACACGAAAACTAGTCCGGTAGCTGTCGTGCCTTTAGGAAATCAGATGCCTATTTCTGGCCGACTTGGTAACCATAAGTTGAAGCTGACCATCTCATTGACATTGCCCGAATCTGACTACAACAGACAACTAGGTATCTTTCAG GTGAGAGTGGAGGGCCTGTCAGCAAATGGTAATACCATGGTCGCATCAAGTTATCCGGCCATGCTACGTTTCAAGAGCCAGCCAGTTCGCATCGTCGAAACACTTTTCAAAACTGCTCCTATTATCACTGGATTTCAATCCGAGATCCAAAACCTGAAAATCGTGATCCAGGATTTCGTCGAAGGATACCAACCAACATCCTTTTTCAAAGTTATCCTTCAACAAAGAGCAGATCTCGAAGCAGGCTCTGGTGTACCTGAGATTTATGATGCATCACTGGATATCGAGTCCGAGCTCCCATGGCTTAAAGGGATGATGTGGACTTGGAGAAGAACCATGTTCGTATGGATCAGCTTCACCTCGTTTATGTGTGAAGTCATGGCTGTTTTAGTCTTCTGCAAACCAGCAAGTCTTACAGGGAGCTAG
- the LOC140833389 gene encoding desiccation protectant protein Lea14 homolog produces MDIVDQAKHFVAEKVVNMPKPEATIIDVDLKGFGLDGITYLAKIDVSNPYAVTIPIGEIAYKVKSSGRGIATGSIPDPGSLKANDKTMLDVTIKVPHSLLISLIRDIGADWDIDYELELGLIIDIPVFGNFTIPMSYKGEMKMPTLSDLFRGNQTADMAAEPADA; encoded by the coding sequence ATGGATATAGTGGACCAGGCCAAGCATTTCGTCGCAGAGAAGGTCGTCAACATGCCCAAGCCGGAGGCGACCATAATCGACGTGGATCTCAAAGGCTTCGGCTTAGACGGGATAACGTACCTCGCCAAGATCGACGTCTCCAACCCCTACGCTGTCACCATACCGATCGGTGAGATCGCGTACAAGGTGAAGAGCTCCGGAAGAGGGATTGCGACGGGCTCGATCCCGGATCCTGGATCCCTCAAGGCGAACGATAAGACAATGCTGGATGTCACGATCAAGGTGCCGCACAGCCTGCTGATTAGTCTCATTCGGGACATTGGGGCCGATTGGGATATCGATTACGAGCTTGAGTTAGGGCTGATTATCGATATTCCGGTGTTTGGGAACTTCACGATCCCGATGTCGTATAAAGGTGAGATGAAGATGCCGACCCTTTCTGACTTGTTTAGGGGAAATCAGACGGCGGATATGGCAGCGGAGCCGGCCGACGCTTGA